In Aegilops tauschii subsp. strangulata cultivar AL8/78 chromosome 3, Aet v6.0, whole genome shotgun sequence, one genomic interval encodes:
- the LOC109733997 gene encoding uncharacterized protein — MDGKLPPPNPNLPYREDCWSEGETAALVDAWGSRYIDLNRGSLRQPQWREVADAVNTRPGASARRRPPRTDIQCKNRVDTLKKKYKAERARGGPSPWPFYRQLDVLVGPTLSAAAAAKKPSPPRALPMLRRRMSPSRSPSPPSPAPPMALPLPNYRRGSNLPAADLFHKAAAAAAAADSDSDDGYNNNNYDDDEGSQQSASRSVSSHSGGNGPVLGGGGGGGGGNKRKRGGTGGFGELAMAMETFAEMYERMEAAKQRHAEEMEKQRIKFLKDLELKRMQAFVDMQLQLSRVKQAKNGTSEMLMSLAALPFLSNPAYL; from the coding sequence ATGGACGGGAAGCTGCCGCCGCCCAACCCCAACCTCCCGTACCGGGAGGACTGCTGGAGCGAGGGCGAGACGGCCGCCCTCGTCGACGCCTGGGGGTCGCGATACATCGACCTCAACCGCGGCAGCCTCCGCCAGCCGCAGTGGCGCGAGGTCGCCGACGCCGTCAACACCCGCCCGGGGGCCTCCGCGCGCCGCCGGCCCCCGCGCACCGACATCCAGTGCAAGAACCGGGTCGATACCCTCAAGAAGAAGTACAAGGCGGAGCGGGCGCGGGGCGGGCCCTCCCCCTGGCCCTTCTACCGCCAGCTCGACGTCCTCGTCGGCCCGACCctctcggccgccgccgccgccaagaagccctccccgccccgcgcgcttcccatGCTGCGGAGGCGCATGTCGCCCTCTCGctccccgtcgccgccctcgccggcgccgccgatGGCGCTCCCCCTGCCCAACTACCGCCGCGGGTCCAACCTCCCGGCCGCTGACCTCTTCCATAAGGCCGCTGCAGCTGCGGCCGCCGCGGATTCCGACTCGGATGATGGCTACAATAACAACAACTATGACGACGACGAGGGCTCGCAGCAATCGGCCTCGCGCTCAGTGTCGTCTCACTCTGGTGGTAACGGTCCTGTTCTTGgcggtggtgggggcggcggtggcggcaacAAAAGGAAGAGGGGCGGGACCGGAGGTTTTGGGGAGCTAGCGATGGCAATGGAGACATTCGCTGAGATGTATGAGCGCATGGAGGCTGCCAAGCAGAGGCATGCAGAGGAGATGGAGAAGCAGCGGATCAAGTTCCTCAAGGATCTGGAGCTCAAGCGGATGCAGGCTTTCGTGGACATGCAGCTTCAACTTTCGAGGGTAAAGCAAGCCAAGAACGGTACCTCAGAGATGCTCATGTCTCTTGCTGCACTGCCGTTCCTCAGCAACCCTGCTTACCTCTGA